In Paenibacillus sp. BIC5C1, a genomic segment contains:
- a CDS encoding AAA family ATPase, producing MSKLIFFLGGAGSGKTTLAKALSRKHKAAFLDMDILLRPAAEAIMTLQGLDPSDRDSPEYKRLCRDLGYRITMDAALDNVQLGIDTVVVGPFTKEIGTPEWIEQELARIGRSLDDTDVRVAYIYLANEALYRERITARQSPLDEWKLENWDAFTASLARKQVAWPLPAFAVAYIDNSDENPDIAFAEVEQRMYE from the coding sequence ATGAGCAAACTGATTTTCTTTCTTGGCGGTGCCGGGAGCGGCAAAACAACTCTTGCCAAAGCCCTCTCGCGTAAACATAAAGCTGCTTTTTTGGATATGGATATCCTGCTGCGTCCTGCTGCTGAAGCCATAATGACCCTGCAGGGACTCGATCCTTCCGATCGGGATTCACCGGAATACAAACGGCTGTGCCGTGATTTGGGATACCGTATTACGATGGATGCTGCTCTGGACAATGTGCAATTAGGTATCGATACGGTTGTTGTAGGACCATTTACCAAAGAAATCGGAACTCCGGAATGGATCGAGCAGGAACTCGCACGGATTGGACGTTCCCTGGATGATACAGATGTACGTGTGGCCTATATTTATCTTGCAAATGAAGCGTTGTATCGTGAGCGAATTACAGCCAGACAATCACCCCTGGATGAGTGGAAGCTGGAGAACTGGGATGCCTTCACAGCTTCACTTGCCCGTAAGCAAGTAGCCTGGCCATTGCCCGCCTTCGCCGTGGCTTATATCGATAATTCCGATGAGAACCCTGATATCGCTTTTGCTGAAGTCGAACAACGAATGTACGAATAA
- a CDS encoding polysaccharide deacetylase family protein, with protein MLHIRKTFITALAILLIIPLLLPQSASAASSASKHAGNKASSKIIYLTFDDGPTAHTGQLLDILDQYNAKATFFMLGPQMEKFQKATKRIVADGHGLGLHGVTHVPGKFYKSAYSGLKEMQQANESLNKVAGVKTSLVRTPYGSKPYLKPAYRNVLLGQGGFHLWDWNVDSEDWKYKKDHQKVYNSVMKQIHNVQKSGTTPVVLMHDQEATLKVLPQVLKTLKAEGYQFEVLTKKVQPVNFWNDKR; from the coding sequence ATGCTACATATTCGTAAAACGTTCATCACCGCACTTGCTATTCTATTGATCATTCCATTGCTTTTGCCGCAGTCGGCTTCAGCTGCATCATCCGCATCCAAACATGCTGGAAATAAAGCGAGCTCCAAGATCATATATCTAACTTTCGATGATGGGCCGACCGCCCACACGGGACAATTACTGGATATCCTAGATCAGTACAATGCCAAGGCGACATTCTTCATGCTTGGACCTCAGATGGAGAAGTTTCAAAAGGCTACTAAGCGTATTGTTGCAGACGGACATGGACTGGGTTTGCATGGCGTAACGCATGTTCCCGGTAAATTTTATAAATCCGCATACAGTGGCTTGAAAGAAATGCAGCAGGCCAATGAAAGCTTGAATAAAGTGGCAGGCGTCAAAACCAGTCTTGTCCGTACTCCGTACGGTAGCAAACCGTATCTCAAACCGGCATATCGCAATGTTCTACTGGGTCAGGGTGGATTTCATCTGTGGGATTGGAATGTTGATTCCGAGGATTGGAAATACAAGAAAGATCACCAAAAAGTGTACAACAGTGTGATGAAGCAGATCCATAATGTGCAAAAGAGCGGAACCACCCCAGTGGTCCTGATGCATGATCAGGAAGCGACATTGAAAGTTCTTCCTCAAGTGTTAAAAACACTGAAAGCAGAAGGTTACCAGTTTGAAGTGCTGACCAAGAAAGTACAGCCCGTGAATTTCTGGAATGACAAACGTTAA
- a CDS encoding PadR family transcriptional regulator gives MQVNKQMIKGSTETLILTLLKEQPLYGYELIKELHRQSEGVFNLKEGTLYPILHAMELEGWVESYWMEVESRKRKYYSICDKGVEALQHKKAEWLLFRGAVDRVLGEGGLT, from the coding sequence GTGCAGGTAAACAAACAAATGATTAAAGGCAGCACGGAGACATTGATTCTTACGTTATTGAAGGAACAGCCGCTTTACGGTTATGAATTGATCAAGGAACTCCATCGTCAATCCGAAGGTGTATTTAATTTAAAGGAAGGTACGTTATATCCCATTCTGCACGCGATGGAGCTTGAGGGATGGGTGGAGTCTTACTGGATGGAGGTTGAAAGTAGAAAACGTAAATATTATTCCATTTGTGACAAGGGTGTGGAGGCGTTACAGCATAAAAAAGCCGAGTGGCTTTTATTCCGCGGTGCAGTGGATCGGGTGCTTGGGGAGGGGGGCTTAACATGA
- a CDS encoding fatty acid desaturase, whose product MSRSKEMALKKEVTPYEKNNLRLSIQQLVNSILPLLLLWAAAYYSLSVSYWLTFPIALVASGFVLRTFIIFHDCCHGSFFKSKRANDILGTITGVLTLTPYLQWKNEHSIHHATSSNLDKRGVGDIWVMTVEEYKAASPWGRLFYRIYRNPFVMFGIGPIYVFLFAYRFNRKGARRKERMNTHLTTVLIVALYASMCWLIGWQAFVLVQAPVFFFSGFFGIWLFYVQHQFEDTYFEHEDEWSYVKAAVEGSSYYKLPKLLQWISGNIGFHHVHHLSPRVPNYYLEEAHNATPPLQKATTITLRSSLAALRFRLWDEESKQFISFGEIKTLSRKPYAQPPIRVNNQAGLTEKP is encoded by the coding sequence ATGAGCAGATCCAAGGAAATGGCGCTAAAAAAAGAAGTCACCCCTTATGAGAAAAACAATCTTCGCCTGAGTATTCAACAATTAGTGAATTCCATACTGCCATTATTATTATTATGGGCCGCAGCGTACTATAGCTTGTCCGTGTCCTACTGGTTAACATTTCCGATTGCTCTCGTAGCCTCGGGATTTGTACTTAGAACGTTTATCATCTTCCATGACTGCTGTCATGGTTCATTCTTTAAAAGCAAACGTGCCAACGACATTCTCGGCACCATTACAGGTGTATTAACCCTGACGCCTTACCTGCAATGGAAAAACGAGCACTCCATTCATCACGCAACCAGCAGCAATCTCGACAAACGTGGTGTTGGCGATATCTGGGTTATGACCGTTGAAGAATACAAAGCAGCTTCCCCTTGGGGTCGTCTCTTCTATCGTATTTATCGTAATCCGTTCGTCATGTTTGGTATTGGTCCCATTTATGTATTCCTGTTCGCTTACCGTTTTAACCGTAAAGGTGCAAGACGCAAAGAACGTATGAATACTCATCTGACTACAGTGTTAATCGTAGCCCTCTATGCCTCCATGTGTTGGTTGATCGGCTGGCAGGCTTTTGTACTGGTGCAAGCACCCGTATTTTTCTTCTCCGGTTTCTTCGGTATCTGGCTGTTTTACGTACAGCATCAATTCGAAGATACGTATTTTGAACATGAAGATGAGTGGAGTTATGTAAAAGCAGCTGTAGAAGGTAGCTCATATTACAAACTGCCGAAACTGCTGCAATGGATTAGTGGCAATATCGGGTTCCACCATGTGCATCACTTGAGCCCACGTGTACCCAACTATTATTTGGAAGAAGCACATAACGCAACACCGCCTTTGCAGAAGGCAACAACGATTACGCTTCGTTCCAGTCTGGCTGCCCTGCGCTTCCGTCTGTGGGACGAAGAATCCAAACAATTTATCAGCTTCGGCGAGATCAAAACGTTATCCCGCAAGCCTTACGCTCAACCGCCTATTCGAGTAAACAACCAAGCGGGTCTGACAGAGAAGCCTTAA
- a CDS encoding sensor histidine kinase: MQKWMQLFYKNTGLNPYVWLVFFILPFYYISQYSKLWPMVAGIFIILFFFVCYLLAFITKGWQVYMWIGLLIAISITMTIAYDYAYFSLFLAFFIGNIKNKAGFFTLYSVNLAASFLTINYSFIKQSTLLLSQFPFVFISLMASILLPISTYNKNKREQLEGQLENANKRLDDLVKMEERQRIARDLHDTLGQKLSLIGLKTDLAKRLLRINPDQAEIELNDLRQTASTALKEVREMVTTMRGTQLVDELFRAEQILKAASIEFVLEGNPKLQDTSQLNENVLGMCLKEAVTNVVKHSQAAVCTIRIQETLADNILTVQDNGVGIERTRKQERRGTGILGMKERLEFVNGCLDIRSGADMEGTGIVIHVPKLVRKPIKEVEQ; encoded by the coding sequence ATTCAAAAGTGGATGCAGCTCTTTTATAAAAATACAGGTTTAAATCCTTATGTATGGCTCGTCTTTTTCATCCTTCCCTTCTATTATATTTCACAATATTCCAAATTGTGGCCCATGGTTGCGGGGATTTTCATCATTCTGTTCTTCTTTGTTTGTTATCTGCTTGCCTTCATCACAAAGGGCTGGCAGGTCTATATGTGGATTGGATTGTTGATCGCCATATCGATAACGATGACCATCGCTTATGATTATGCCTATTTCTCATTGTTTCTTGCTTTTTTTATTGGGAATATTAAAAATAAAGCCGGTTTCTTCACCCTCTATTCGGTGAACTTGGCAGCCAGTTTTCTAACCATTAATTATAGTTTCATCAAACAGAGCACCCTGCTACTCAGTCAGTTCCCGTTTGTATTCATTAGTTTGATGGCATCCATTCTGCTTCCGATCAGTACGTATAACAAAAATAAGCGTGAACAGCTGGAAGGCCAACTGGAGAATGCAAACAAAAGGCTGGATGATCTTGTAAAAATGGAAGAACGGCAGCGTATTGCACGTGATCTGCACGATACCCTTGGACAGAAGCTCTCTCTCATCGGTCTGAAAACCGATCTGGCGAAGCGTCTGCTCCGCATAAATCCAGATCAGGCCGAGATTGAACTGAACGATCTGAGACAGACAGCGAGTACGGCACTAAAGGAAGTTCGGGAAATGGTAACGACCATGCGTGGAACACAACTGGTGGATGAGCTGTTCCGTGCTGAACAGATTTTGAAGGCCGCTTCCATTGAATTTGTACTGGAGGGCAATCCGAAGTTGCAGGATACGTCACAGTTAAATGAAAATGTGCTCGGCATGTGCCTGAAAGAAGCCGTGACAAATGTTGTCAAACACAGTCAAGCAGCGGTATGCACCATTCGGATCCAGGAAACACTGGCCGATAATATACTAACGGTTCAGGATAACGGAGTCGGAATCGAGCGTACCCGCAAGCAAGAACGGCGCGGTACCGGAATCTTGGGAATGAAAGAACGACTTGAATTTGTGAACGGTTGTTTGGATATTCGTTCCGGAGCAGACATGGAAGGTACAGGCATTGTCATCCATGTTCCCAAGCTGGTCCGCAAACCGATAAAGGAGGTTGAACAATGA
- a CDS encoding YitT family protein: protein MKKRITDILFIMAGAFLFALAVNLFVIPNDLAEGGVTGITIILYYLFEWSPGLMNLLLNGILLIVGYKFLDRTTTVYTIIAVVFNSLFLHLTESWTIASDELWINTIFGGLFAGLGIGLIVRVGGTTAGTVILARLANKYLDWNISYGLLFFDLIVAFSSFFIIGPQGLMCTIVMLFVGTKTMEFIIEGLNPKKAVTIISTKQDAIAQQVIEKMDRGVTVLSGHGYYTKNPKEILYIVISKQEVPMLKKIVRAEDEIAFITIHDVRDVFGEGFIELSKS, encoded by the coding sequence ATGAAGAAAAGAATAACGGATATTCTATTTATTATGGCGGGTGCATTTCTGTTTGCACTTGCAGTAAACCTGTTCGTCATCCCGAATGATTTGGCTGAAGGCGGCGTTACGGGGATTACTATTATTTTGTATTACCTTTTTGAATGGTCTCCAGGACTGATGAACTTGCTCCTGAATGGTATCCTGCTGATTGTGGGGTACAAGTTTCTGGACAGAACGACAACCGTGTATACCATTATTGCGGTGGTATTCAACTCGCTGTTCCTGCACCTGACCGAGAGCTGGACGATTGCATCGGACGAGCTCTGGATTAATACTATTTTTGGTGGATTATTTGCCGGTCTGGGTATCGGTTTGATTGTTAGAGTAGGTGGTACAACGGCGGGTACGGTTATTCTGGCCCGTCTTGCCAACAAATATCTGGATTGGAACATCAGTTATGGACTGTTATTCTTCGATCTGATCGTGGCATTCTCGTCTTTCTTCATTATAGGGCCGCAAGGTTTGATGTGTACGATTGTCATGCTGTTCGTCGGCACCAAAACGATGGAGTTCATTATTGAAGGGCTCAATCCGAAAAAAGCAGTTACGATTATATCTACCAAGCAGGACGCCATTGCTCAACAGGTCATTGAGAAGATGGATCGGGGAGTCACCGTTCTGTCCGGCCATGGCTACTATACAAAGAACCCGAAAGAGATCTTATATATTGTCATTAGCAAACAAGAAGTTCCAATGCTGAAGAAGATTGTGCGAGCGGAGGACGAAATTGCTTTCATAACGATCCATGATGTGCGTGACGTATTTGGTGAAGGGTTCATCGAATTGTCCAAATCGTAA
- a CDS encoding cytoplasmic protein, translating to MDLFSIYFSRNLKVIIAERKGKLPVRILATAMRNLESLGYTFSTNLIEVLRTWERDRFISWFERLMEELQQIKGIHLKETLVYPRFPKRKMNIQESKFYLNALMYSWRQQLLEKEQEQRILLLNKLRLRVIHLGSEADFNQVGMNLLTAKSALSLVAREQLIWFATKYEGWVAFEPEAGQIPVGENAAVYCAALLKAGRASVEQFQRHLHSATDILRLAVACSDGDVSLKEKTRFRSFTRFERRIILALLEGASIPLEDLFQYKERWKRLAERLHPGEYLHRYPEAVAVLDQLRHGERPLTFHGRVERAFEQKENQLILETLAERSGEMVGQLDRMIRSGVPVQQVIGKMETVEEKVSTRALLRVLAHFSTRTELQVRRNFFPKGNMANLYVSTQPLPHLNVEDVHKVISAVEHTLLKRFAKLPSLGNVYIDERLQEFSVPSGERRASESLRALSRASWISLPAGDTVRFFLLWREGLGGEERIECVNTDLSGVLYDEDWRYMDQTFRTPLQSSEYVAANSGLKVTAPDGAAKYMDLHLPSISKLGARYIVIMVNAFRDNVIKDLLECYAGWMMRQAPQSDEIFEPSTVQERIDLTADSRNCIPAIIDVQERRILWCDLDLKRQSKVPVENNKADVALIARAMTELKRPDLYTLFMLHAKARGTLVETLGMANLVFTAELESIRVAEVAEYLTEGPPVERTVITPLEQDYIVEQFL from the coding sequence ATGGACTTATTCTCAATCTATTTCAGCAGGAATTTGAAAGTGATCATCGCAGAGCGCAAAGGCAAGCTGCCTGTGCGTATATTGGCGACTGCAATGAGAAATTTGGAATCGCTGGGATATACGTTTTCGACGAATCTGATAGAGGTGCTGCGCACCTGGGAACGTGATAGATTCATTTCCTGGTTCGAGCGACTGATGGAAGAGCTTCAACAGATAAAAGGAATCCATTTAAAGGAAACCCTCGTGTATCCGAGATTTCCCAAGCGAAAAATGAATATTCAGGAAAGTAAGTTTTATTTAAATGCTCTGATGTATTCATGGAGACAGCAGCTTCTTGAAAAGGAGCAGGAGCAGCGCATATTACTGCTCAACAAGCTGCGACTGCGTGTGATTCATCTCGGCAGTGAAGCAGATTTTAACCAAGTGGGAATGAACCTGCTTACAGCGAAATCTGCGTTATCGCTAGTTGCAAGAGAGCAGTTGATCTGGTTTGCGACCAAGTACGAAGGCTGGGTCGCATTTGAGCCAGAAGCAGGGCAAATACCAGTAGGGGAAAATGCAGCCGTTTATTGTGCGGCTTTATTAAAGGCGGGGCGTGCTTCGGTGGAGCAATTCCAGCGACATTTGCACTCGGCAACAGATATATTGCGGCTGGCGGTGGCGTGTTCCGATGGAGATGTCAGTCTGAAGGAGAAGACCCGTTTCCGTTCATTTACCCGATTTGAACGTCGGATCATACTTGCTTTATTGGAGGGTGCTTCAATCCCGTTGGAAGATTTGTTTCAATATAAAGAGCGCTGGAAGAGATTGGCCGAGCGACTACATCCGGGTGAATATCTTCACCGTTATCCAGAGGCAGTAGCGGTGCTGGACCAATTGCGACATGGGGAACGACCGCTTACCTTTCATGGCAGAGTGGAGCGGGCATTTGAACAGAAAGAAAACCAGCTTATTCTGGAGACGCTCGCCGAACGTTCGGGAGAGATGGTCGGTCAGCTGGACCGAATGATACGTTCCGGTGTTCCGGTACAGCAAGTGATCGGCAAAATGGAAACTGTGGAAGAAAAGGTATCGACAAGGGCGCTGCTTCGAGTGTTGGCCCACTTCAGCACACGGACGGAGCTTCAGGTCAGGAGGAACTTTTTCCCAAAAGGTAACATGGCAAATCTGTATGTCTCCACTCAGCCATTGCCTCATCTCAATGTTGAGGATGTTCATAAGGTAATATCTGCGGTAGAACATACATTGTTGAAACGGTTTGCCAAGTTACCTTCACTCGGTAATGTCTATATTGATGAAAGACTTCAAGAGTTTTCGGTTCCATCGGGAGAACGAAGGGCAAGCGAATCTCTTCGAGCTCTATCGCGTGCGTCATGGATATCGTTACCCGCAGGAGATACCGTTCGTTTTTTTCTGTTGTGGAGAGAAGGCTTGGGCGGTGAGGAGCGAATCGAATGTGTGAATACCGATCTGTCAGGAGTGCTGTATGATGAGGATTGGCGTTATATGGACCAAACATTCCGGACCCCTCTGCAATCGAGTGAATATGTAGCTGCAAATAGCGGGCTTAAGGTGACTGCACCGGATGGAGCGGCGAAGTATATGGATCTGCATTTGCCATCCATTTCTAAGTTAGGCGCACGTTATATTGTAATCATGGTTAACGCATTCAGGGATAATGTCATCAAGGATTTGCTGGAGTGTTATGCTGGCTGGATGATGCGTCAGGCGCCACAGTCGGATGAAATATTCGAACCTTCAACGGTGCAGGAGCGAATCGATCTGACGGCAGATTCCCGTAATTGTATTCCAGCCATTATTGATGTACAGGAGCGGCGCATTTTGTGGTGCGATCTTGACTTGAAAAGACAGTCTAAAGTGCCGGTGGAGAACAACAAAGCCGATGTGGCTTTGATCGCTCGGGCAATGACGGAGTTGAAACGTCCCGATTTATATACCTTATTCATGCTTCACGCTAAAGCGCGGGGAACATTAGTTGAGACATTAGGGATGGCCAATCTCGTATTTACAGCGGAACTGGAGTCGATTCGTGTGGCTGAGGTGGCAGAGTATTTGACAGAAGGCCCACCCGTGGAGCGCACCGTGATTACACCTCTGGAGCAGGACTATATTGTGGAGCAGTTTTTGTAA
- a CDS encoding sugar phosphate isomerase/epimerase family protein, protein MFTDKKEYSFSTCWNIKRHTTGQGMIEEIKSLGFRQVELNYNVTNELLQTIEPMIERGEIGISSVHNTFPHVPDPDYGTDSVLLGFDDEPRRKRAIELLLGSAEYAHRYGAKAVVVHPGEVPFEYNIDEALKKIYHDQGPDSSDYQSLWQEMIEKREAVSTHYLKRIQESLEEVCELSEQRGYGVNFGIETRSRCYQMPTLQEAGAIIRNMKGAPLGLWYDIGHGMMMDRMGLYDNVREANELIDHVVGVHIHETVGLSDHWCPYIHSKDMAFFDSFLDIIDRSPVKVYELKAACTPEEIDDSHQLITARIAGRQAARQHG, encoded by the coding sequence ATGTTTACCGACAAAAAGGAATATTCATTTTCAACCTGCTGGAATATCAAACGTCACACTACGGGTCAGGGCATGATTGAGGAGATCAAATCTCTAGGGTTTAGACAGGTGGAGCTCAACTATAACGTTACAAATGAATTGTTACAAACAATTGAACCGATGATTGAACGGGGAGAAATCGGAATATCCAGTGTGCACAACACGTTTCCGCATGTACCAGATCCCGATTATGGAACCGATTCGGTTCTGCTCGGTTTCGACGATGAGCCTCGTCGTAAGCGCGCCATTGAACTGCTGCTCGGTTCAGCAGAGTATGCACACCGATATGGAGCGAAGGCAGTCGTCGTGCATCCAGGTGAGGTGCCGTTTGAATATAATATTGATGAAGCATTGAAAAAGATATATCACGATCAAGGGCCGGACTCCTCGGACTATCAATCGTTGTGGCAAGAGATGATAGAGAAGCGTGAAGCAGTGAGCACACATTATCTGAAAAGGATTCAGGAGAGTCTGGAAGAAGTGTGTGAGTTGTCTGAACAGCGCGGGTACGGGGTGAATTTCGGCATTGAGACCCGATCACGCTGTTACCAGATGCCGACGCTGCAGGAGGCGGGTGCAATTATTCGCAATATGAAAGGGGCACCACTCGGCTTATGGTACGACATTGGTCACGGTATGATGATGGACCGTATGGGGCTCTATGATAATGTACGCGAAGCAAACGAATTGATCGACCATGTCGTCGGGGTCCATATTCATGAGACAGTAGGCTTGTCGGATCATTGGTGTCCGTATATTCATAGTAAGGACATGGCGTTTTTTGATTCATTCCTGGATATTATTGATCGTTCTCCGGTCAAAGTATATGAGTTGAAAGCAGCATGCACGCCGGAAGAGATTGATGACAGTCATCAGTTAATTACAGCTCGTATCGCCGGACGTCAAGCGGCACGTCAGCACGGATAA
- a CDS encoding response regulator transcription factor, with product MIRIVIAEDQRMMLGALSSLLNLEEDMEVVGRASNGQEALALVRELTPDICLMDIEMPVKSGLEAAEELKGLNCKVIILTTFARTGYFERALKGGVRGYLLKDSPIEELAEAIRQVMNGRRIFAPDLVDEAYVQENPLTERENAVLGLMADGKNTKEIAGHLFITTGTVRNYISIILNKLNASNRIEAITRSKEKGWFK from the coding sequence ATGATTAGGATCGTAATCGCCGAAGACCAGCGTATGATGCTAGGGGCCTTGTCTTCCCTACTCAATCTGGAAGAGGATATGGAAGTGGTAGGTCGTGCAAGCAATGGACAGGAAGCTCTTGCTCTGGTCAGGGAGCTTACACCAGACATCTGTCTGATGGACATTGAAATGCCCGTCAAAAGTGGCCTGGAGGCCGCTGAGGAACTTAAAGGCCTGAACTGTAAAGTCATTATTTTGACAACCTTTGCCCGGACCGGATATTTCGAGCGTGCTTTGAAAGGCGGTGTACGCGGTTATCTGTTAAAAGATAGCCCGATCGAGGAACTTGCCGAAGCAATCCGTCAGGTCATGAATGGAAGACGTATTTTTGCCCCCGACCTGGTGGACGAGGCTTATGTTCAGGAGAACCCGTTGACCGAACGTGAAAATGCCGTTCTCGGCCTGATGGCGGACGGTAAAAATACAAAGGAAATAGCCGGACATTTATTTATTACAACCGGTACCGTGCGAAATTACATCTCTATTATACTCAACAAGTTAAACGCAAGTAACCGTATTGAAGCTATCACCCGTTCCAAAGAAAAAGGGTGGTTTAAATGA
- a CDS encoding ROK family transcriptional regulator — translation MAGTSQYIRNLNENLIMDALIATGAMSRADISRQTGLSKPTVSSAIEHLIERNLVLETGRADNAQGRKATLIRFNETAYYVCGIDIGATRIRIALSDLNGEIKDYRTYPMLFVQSADRVGTALLDVLRSHMDELLTENQLNWEQIQCVGFGIPGVVVPGSGDIDRIVAPLEGLEKLLSLESLSGVFSCEVILENDVNLAALGEYRRGAAADSNLFVFFSIGTGTGAGIMVNGQLLRGMGGLTGELAEMLLEEGRRLEDLLSADGLMELAKRQWDASLLEDTDSGIEDLREQQTPEKLFEAARRGETQAVHILKQYSQMIASALRHICVVLAPHLIVLGGGIGGNGDVLLPHLRQIVSEQFPAQPELICSELGERAVVTGAVQVALQQTMWSLQQEAALNIN, via the coding sequence ATGGCTGGCACATCTCAATATATCCGCAATCTGAACGAGAATCTGATCATGGATGCGCTGATCGCAACTGGTGCAATGTCCAGGGCAGATATCAGTCGTCAGACCGGACTCAGCAAACCTACGGTGTCGTCGGCGATTGAACATCTGATTGAACGAAATCTGGTGCTGGAAACCGGTAGAGCCGACAATGCACAGGGTCGCAAAGCAACACTCATTCGATTCAACGAAACAGCTTATTATGTGTGTGGCATCGATATTGGGGCAACCCGAATTCGGATCGCACTCTCTGATCTGAATGGTGAGATTAAGGATTACAGAACGTATCCGATGTTATTCGTTCAAAGTGCTGATCGAGTGGGGACGGCTCTCCTTGATGTTCTTCGAAGCCATATGGATGAATTACTGACGGAAAACCAATTGAATTGGGAGCAGATTCAATGTGTTGGTTTTGGCATCCCTGGTGTTGTAGTCCCGGGATCTGGAGATATTGACCGAATCGTTGCCCCGTTAGAGGGATTGGAAAAGTTGCTCTCACTTGAATCATTGTCGGGGGTATTTTCGTGTGAAGTGATCCTGGAGAACGATGTGAACCTGGCTGCACTGGGTGAGTACAGGAGGGGAGCCGCAGCGGATTCCAATCTGTTTGTTTTTTTCTCCATCGGTACTGGAACGGGTGCAGGCATCATGGTGAACGGACAATTGCTACGAGGCATGGGTGGGTTGACAGGCGAACTCGCGGAGATGTTGTTGGAAGAGGGCCGTCGATTGGAGGATCTCCTGTCTGCTGATGGTCTGATGGAACTGGCCAAGCGTCAGTGGGATGCCAGTCTTCTTGAGGACACTGATTCTGGTATAGAAGATCTTCGTGAACAGCAGACTCCTGAGAAACTGTTCGAAGCTGCCCGACGTGGAGAAACGCAGGCTGTGCACATTCTGAAACAATACAGTCAAATGATCGCATCGGCTCTGCGGCATATCTGTGTCGTTCTCGCTCCCCATCTCATTGTACTTGGCGGAGGTATTGGGGGAAACGGGGATGTGTTATTGCCGCACCTCAGACAGATCGTATCTGAACAATTCCCGGCGCAGCCGGAACTGATCTGTTCAGAGCTGGGCGAGCGGGCTGTAGTGACCGGAGCAGTGCAGGTGGCGTTACAACAAACGATGTGGAGTCTTCAGCAAGAGGCAGCATTAAACATCAACTAG